In Parvivirga hydrogeniphila, one genomic interval encodes:
- a CDS encoding ROK family protein, giving the protein MRASYAVGVDVGGTRIAAGLVERKGRILREARTLTPKNGPFAIADAIIDLIDEVSDGVQRAEIAGVGIGVPAQVDFAKQTIEFCTNLPLAGVDVRSLVMTRVKHDVVLDNDGHCAGIGESQFGAAKGVRDFVMITLGTGVGGALFLSGEPYRGARGLGGEIGHMVVRLDGPQCPCGGYGHLEAYLGRPALAARGREAARSFAAQTIRDLAGGDPDAVTAENVVEAAKRGDESAREILYEAGHVLGQALVGIVNLLNPKAIVIGGGIGESAPLIVEQAAKIIGEEALAGRRDVSVIRAALGNDAGVMGAAALAFDEHDSREALHR; this is encoded by the coding sequence ATGAGAGCGTCGTACGCAGTGGGAGTCGACGTCGGCGGCACGAGGATCGCTGCAGGGCTCGTCGAACGGAAGGGCCGGATCCTCAGGGAGGCCCGGACGCTGACGCCGAAGAACGGGCCGTTCGCGATCGCTGACGCCATTATCGACTTGATCGACGAGGTGTCCGACGGCGTGCAGCGCGCGGAGATCGCCGGTGTCGGCATCGGCGTGCCAGCACAGGTCGACTTCGCGAAGCAGACCATCGAGTTCTGCACCAACCTGCCGCTTGCCGGCGTCGATGTCCGCTCGCTCGTGATGACGCGCGTCAAACACGACGTCGTGCTGGACAACGACGGGCACTGCGCTGGTATCGGCGAGTCGCAGTTCGGAGCGGCCAAGGGCGTGCGGGACTTCGTGATGATCACGCTCGGAACGGGCGTCGGCGGCGCGCTGTTCTTGTCGGGCGAGCCGTACCGCGGCGCGCGCGGGCTCGGCGGCGAGATCGGCCACATGGTGGTACGGCTCGACGGCCCGCAGTGTCCGTGCGGGGGGTACGGCCACCTGGAGGCGTATCTCGGGCGGCCCGCGCTTGCCGCTCGTGGACGTGAGGCGGCTCGGTCCTTTGCAGCGCAGACGATCCGCGACCTTGCAGGAGGCGACCCTGACGCGGTCACCGCAGAGAACGTCGTGGAAGCGGCGAAGCGCGGCGACGAGAGCGCCCGGGAGATCCTGTACGAGGCCGGTCACGTCCTCGGGCAGGCGCTCGTCGGCATCGTGAACCTCCTGAACCCGAAAGCCATCGTCATCGGCGGCGGCATCGGAGAGTCCGCTCCTCTGATCGTCGAGCAGGCCGCCAAGATCATCGGCGAGGAGGCCCTTGCAGGCCGGAGGGACGTGAGCGTGATCCGTGCCGCGCTCGGCAACGATGCAGGCGTGATGGGAGCTGCAGCGCTCGCATTCGACGAGCACGACAGCAGGGAGGCGTTGCACCGATGA